One Cheilinus undulatus linkage group 22, ASM1832078v1, whole genome shotgun sequence DNA window includes the following coding sequences:
- the rbm4.3 gene encoding RNA-binding protein 4.3: MVKIFVGNLPQDADQDEIKALFTEYGTVTECAIIKNFAFVHMDDRKAATKAIKNLHLYKLHGTPINVEASHGKNQGSVKLHVANVEKGSDDELRALFEEYGTVTECAVVKNFAFVHMSNSDEAMDAIKGLDNTEFQGKRIHVQISKSRPKYDERDDYPPPPDRGYWPPRYPGERHEPPPPPGYMRGRMPPGYPAPPLPPPPPRRAVYPERPYEGERDRYSVVDYYEKYRARPYGIPPYEDQRPGVPPPPPPPSAVVRDRLMTSSLDPYERRPLPPPPSSYYARDRSPLRRVPNAPMPPASNGYSYERSRLSPVSRVPGYGVPRGRDLYADRLPPPPPARYAY; this comes from the exons ATGGTGAAGATTTTTGTGGGAAACCTGCCCCAGGATGCAGACCAGGATGAAATCAAGGCACTCTTTACAGAGTACGGCACAGTCACAGAATGTGCCATCATCAAGAATTTCGCTTTTGTCCACATGGATGACCGAAAGGCTGCCACAAAAGCCATAAAGAACCTGCATCTCTACAAGCTTCACGGCACACCAATCAACGTGGAGGCCAGCCATGGGAAGAACCAGGGTTCGGTTAAGCTTCATGTTGCTAATGTTGAAAAGGGATCAGATGATGAGCTCAGAGCTCTCTTTGAAGAGTATGGCACAGTCACTGAGTGTGCTGTTGTCAAGAATTTTGCTTTTGTACACATGTCAAACTCTGATGAGGCCATGGATGCCATCAAGGGACTGGACAATACTGAATTTCAAG GAAAACGCATCCATGTCCAGATTTCTAAGAGCCGCCCCAAATATGACGAACGGGACGACTATCCCCCTCCTCCAGATAGGGGTTATTGGCCACCTCGCTATCCTGGAGAGCGACATGAGCCTCCTCCCCCTCCTGGCTACATGAGAGGCCGCATGCCCCCAGGTTACCCTGCTCCTCCTCTGCCACCCCCTCCCCCTAGGCGAGCTGTTTATCCTGAGCGTCCCTATGAAGGGGAGAGGGACAGATACAGCGTGGTAGATTACTACGAGAAGTACAGAGCCCGCCCGTATGGCATACCCCCATATGAAGACCAGCGTCCTGGCGTCCCTCCACCTCCCCCGCCACCCTCAGCCGTCGTTCGAGATCGTCTCATGACCTCGTCGCTTGACCCGTATGAGCGTCggcccctccctcctcctccgtCCTCGTACTATGCCCGAGATCGAAGCCCCCTTAGGAGAGTGCCTAATGCACCAATGCCCCCTGCCAGTAATGGCTACTCCTACGAGCGCTCCCGACTCTCGCCGGTTTCCAGGGTGCCGGGTTATGGAGTTCCACGTGGTAGGGACCTCTACGCAGATCGGCTGCCTCCGCCACCGCCAGCACGCTACGCTTATTAA